One window from the genome of Crassostrea angulata isolate pt1a10 chromosome 2, ASM2561291v2, whole genome shotgun sequence encodes:
- the LOC128170687 gene encoding uncharacterized protein LOC128170687 isoform X1: MDAASKQYLVPSCSMCPGDAEYFCASCSCDLCLNCRDNHVNNLKTIDHNVVIRKKYNFMPIQELCITHPGKAYKKYCERCELPVCNRCRKQRNHRQVVLKKAYKSKVKQYKAVIHTIRCDTLFSRYVLQGRIKAEVKTVQTCFSLCQSELSAKAETLKNIVKYVLFDLLNNVFCDFDFKHRCLKQKFELSRRLARIQRYEYRYEQSATCSVITGLWKKIVIPKICQTSKANTSKLSVTDLLHKTGVIDTLCKIEIGGGKRYMGNACLLKLMPSPELHQTITLKNADGCKHITFMTSDQIWVSDKNNNIMLTNKTGVSDRKNNITLTATSSDTMQRQKNFLSNFYKGFGLHIVNREGEFVYIDRENNINKLARNLKTITTFIKLTDKIQLPQCVYCSPLTGDLLVAAFIVNTRSFLPSSVVKRYNQSGQLTQTIQHDSKGMNLFRKPCITENNNGNIVVSDLTSVVVTEAGGSHRFSYTGISSGLELWPIGTCTESQPRSIHDILVPIGICTDALSHILVCDETTNTVQIINSDGQFLSYLLIRPSGIFFPRSLSYDVNTHRLWVGSPWFKNMCCFRYMTRQTVQTGRLIITHLFSRSFDLENYIFKISFARVSHMNHYLSKSLLLLQRLG, encoded by the coding sequence ATGGATGCAGCGAGCAAGCAATATCTGGTACCTTCATGTTCTATGTGTCCTGGGGACGCAGAATACTTCTGTGCATCTTGCTCGTGTGACCTTTGTCTCAATTGTAGGGACAACCATGTAAACAATCTGAAAACAATAGATCATAATGTGGTAATTcgtaaaaaatataactttatgCCGATACAAGAGTTATGTATTACACATCCAGGAAAGGCTTACAAAAAATACTGTGAACGTTGTGAACTGCCCGTATGTAACCGTTGCAGAAAACAGAGAAATCACAGACAGGTTGTTCTAAAAAAAGCATATAAAAGCAAAGTTAAACAATATAAGGCAGTCATTCATACAATCAGATGTGATACCCTTTTTTCAAGATATGTTCTCCAGGGAAGAATCAAAGCTGAAGTCAAAACTGTCCAAACATGCTTCTCCCTCTGTCAGTCAGAGCTGTCTGCAAAGGCCGAGACATTGAAGAATATCGTTAAGTATGTGCTATTTGATCTATTGAACAATGTGTTCTGtgactttgatttcaaacacagatgtttaaaacagaaatttgaACTGAGCAGACGTCTTGCCAGAATACAAAGATATGAATACAGATATGAACAGTCAGCAACCTGCTCAGTGATAACCGGATTATGGAAGAAGATCGTAATTCCGAAGATATGTCAAACAAGCAAAGCAAACACAAGCAAACTCTCTGTGACTGATTTACTACACAAGACGGGTGTGATTGATACACTGTGCAAAATCGAAATAGGGGGAGGAAAAAGGTATATGGGAAATGCGTGTTTGCTAAAACTGATGCCTAGTCCCGAGTTACATCAAACTATTACACTGAAAAACGCAGATGGATGTAAGCACATCACATTTATGACATCAGATCAAATTTGGGTCAGtgataaaaacaacaatattaTGTTGACAAATAAAACAGGTGTCAGTGACAGAAAAAACAATATCACGTTGACAGCTACTAGTAGTGACACAATGCAAAGacagaaaaactttttaagtaATTTCTATAAAGGTTTTGGATTACATATAGTTAATAGAGAGGGTGAGTTTGTTTATATTGATAGGGAGAATAACATCAATAAACTGgcaagaaatttaaaaacaattactacttttataaagttaacagataaaatacaattaccTCAGTGTGTATATTGCTCCCCTTTAACTGGGGATCTTCTGGTCGCAGCGTTTATAGTGAATACAAGGTCTTTTTTGCCATCAAGCGTTGTAAAGCGGTACAATCAGAGCGGACAactcacacaaaccatacagCACGACAGCAAAGGGatgaatttatttagaaaacCTTGTATAACAGAAAACAACAATGGTAATATTGTTGTATCTGACTTGACATCAGTAGTGGTGACAGAGGCTGGAGGCAGCCATCGTTTTTCCTACACAGGAATTTCATCAGGATTAGAACTATGGCCAATTGGAACCTGTACGGAATCGCAACCGCGATCCATACACGATATTCTTGTGCCTATTGGAATATGTACAGACGCACTGTCACACATTCTGGTGTGTGATGAAACCACCAACACGGTCCAGATTATAAACAGTGACGGTCAATTCCTGTCCTATCTTCTTATAAGACCATCAGGGATATTTTTTCCACGGAGCCTGAGctatgatgtcaacactcaccgtctctgggtcggatcacCGTGGTTCAAAAATATGTGTTGCTTCAGATATATGACCCGACAAACCGTACAAACCGGTAGGTTGATTATAACTCATCTCTTTTCCCGTAGTTTTGACTtggaaaattatatatttaaaatttcatttgcacGTGTTTCTCATATGAATCACTACTTGAGCAAATCGTTGTTATTACTGCAAAGACTTGGTTAG